From a region of the Williamsia phyllosphaerae genome:
- a CDS encoding DHA2 family efflux MFS transporter permease subunit encodes MTRFRGLAMAVLTFAMFMDLMDVTIVNVALPAIRDDLGSTPSQLEWIVSGYVLAFAGVLITSGRLGDRYGRQRVFIAGITGFTLASLTASLAQNGETLVASRVAQGLFAGLMVPQVLASVQVLYKPRERAAIFAVIGVITAMAAVIGPVLGGWLVTNNPLGGGWRSIFFINIPIGIVIVIAALVLVPNSKADRPSPLDPLGVLLAVGGILLIVYPLVEGRQLGWPIWSYLLMALSPVVLALFVLNERRHGADSAMMPLRLFANRGFTGGLTIQFLFQGSINAFFLILALYVQTGLGFTAMVSGALTLPFSIGATLAAGVAAALVARLGRILPAIGGTLMAVGTAWTIYVFDSTGADYSAWDTVIPMAIAGIGLTVMMVPLLDIALATVDAADSGAASGVLGTFQQVGGALGIAVTGVLFFGAAGRYTQSELLHALTIAAWVPIIGYALAALCSALLPGISEVKAHLETVVDEESVTA; translated from the coding sequence ATGACCCGCTTCCGCGGCCTGGCCATGGCCGTTCTGACGTTCGCGATGTTCATGGATCTCATGGACGTCACCATCGTGAACGTGGCCCTGCCCGCGATCCGCGACGATCTAGGCAGCACGCCGTCACAGCTCGAGTGGATCGTCAGCGGCTATGTCCTGGCCTTCGCCGGCGTCCTGATCACCTCGGGCCGGCTGGGTGACCGCTACGGTCGCCAACGGGTCTTCATCGCGGGCATCACCGGGTTCACGCTCGCGTCGTTGACCGCGTCGCTGGCCCAGAACGGGGAGACCCTCGTCGCGTCCCGGGTGGCCCAGGGTCTCTTCGCGGGGTTGATGGTGCCGCAGGTGCTCGCCAGCGTGCAGGTGCTCTACAAGCCCAGGGAGCGGGCCGCGATCTTCGCCGTCATCGGTGTGATCACCGCGATGGCGGCCGTCATCGGCCCCGTCCTGGGCGGCTGGCTGGTCACGAACAACCCGCTCGGCGGCGGCTGGCGCTCCATTTTCTTCATCAACATCCCCATCGGGATCGTCATCGTCATCGCAGCCCTTGTGCTGGTGCCGAACTCGAAGGCCGATCGGCCCTCGCCCCTGGATCCACTCGGGGTGTTGCTCGCGGTCGGCGGCATCCTGCTGATCGTGTACCCACTGGTCGAGGGACGACAGCTCGGCTGGCCGATCTGGTCCTATCTGCTGATGGCGCTCTCACCGGTGGTGCTCGCACTGTTCGTGCTCAACGAACGTCGCCACGGCGCCGACAGCGCGATGATGCCGCTGCGGCTGTTCGCCAACCGCGGGTTCACCGGCGGCCTGACGATCCAGTTCCTGTTCCAGGGATCGATCAACGCGTTCTTCCTCATCCTCGCGCTCTACGTACAGACCGGTCTGGGGTTCACCGCCATGGTGTCGGGCGCTCTGACGCTGCCGTTCAGCATCGGCGCGACGTTGGCCGCCGGGGTGGCCGCGGCCCTCGTGGCCCGTCTCGGGCGCATCCTGCCCGCCATCGGCGGGACGTTGATGGCCGTCGGCACGGCCTGGACGATCTACGTGTTCGATTCCACCGGCGCGGACTACTCGGCGTGGGACACGGTGATCCCGATGGCCATCGCCGGGATCGGTCTCACCGTGATGATGGTCCCCCTGCTCGACATCGCCCTCGCCACGGTCGACGCGGCGGACTCCGGGGCCGCGTCCGGCGTCCTCGGCACGTTCCAACAGGTCGGCGGCGCACTCGGGATCGCGGTCACCGGGGTGCTGTTCTTCGGTGCCGCCGGCCGATACACCCAGTCCGAACTCCTCCATGCGCTCACCATCGCGGCATGGGTGCCGATCATCGGCTACGCGCTGGCGGCGCTGTGCAGTGCTCTGCTGCCCGGCATCTCCGAGGTCAAGGCACACCTGGAGACGGTCGTGGACGAGGAGTCCGTCACCGCCTGA
- a CDS encoding DUF4395 domain-containing protein — translation MLPTSLKFPNPVNEYAARTTAGLVVILAIVTIAVDQPVLYGILAFGFLLRVISGPTLSPFGQLSVRVIVPRLGLTKMVPGPPKRFAQAIGLTITGVAFVLSLLGHGLAAQIVAALVVVAALLESVLGICLGCIVFGFLQRRGVIPQSVCEACNNISLRQPA, via the coding sequence GTGCTGCCGACATCGCTGAAGTTCCCGAACCCGGTCAACGAGTACGCCGCCCGGACCACCGCCGGACTCGTGGTGATCCTCGCGATCGTCACCATCGCGGTCGACCAGCCCGTCCTCTACGGGATCCTCGCCTTCGGCTTCCTGTTGCGTGTCATCTCCGGGCCGACGCTGTCGCCGTTCGGACAGCTGTCGGTGCGCGTCATCGTGCCGAGGCTCGGTCTCACCAAGATGGTGCCGGGGCCACCCAAGCGGTTCGCGCAGGCCATCGGCCTCACCATCACCGGGGTCGCATTCGTGCTCAGTCTGCTGGGCCACGGCCTGGCGGCGCAGATCGTCGCGGCACTGGTCGTGGTCGCCGCACTGTTGGAGTCGGTTCTGGGTATCTGCCTGGGCTGCATCGTCTTCGGCTTCCTGCAGCGTCGCGGAGTGATCCCGCAGAGCGTGTGCGAGGCCTGCAACAACATCTCGCTGCGCCAGCCGGCCTGA
- a CDS encoding Ppx/GppA phosphatase family protein, which produces MSVVAAVDCGTNSIRLLIARRGDDGLVDLHREMRVVRLGEGVDATGSFTDAAVARTRAALSDYAAIMADHHVTAVRMVATSATRDASNRGEFFDMTRELLDPIVAGSVAEVITGDEEARLSFAGAVGEFDTADGPFVVTDLGGGSTEVVLGRDGDVTAAFSANIGCVRLTERVLASDPPTADEITTARGVVRDELARAFGAVPVAQASTWVGVAGTMTTLAALAADLSTYDPELIHRSRMSFERLREVCERLIAMTRAERAALGPMHPGRVDVIGGGSLVTLELASVLEAEAGITELVVSEHDILDGIALSIS; this is translated from the coding sequence GTGAGCGTCGTCGCCGCGGTGGACTGCGGAACCAACTCCATCCGGCTGCTCATCGCCCGGCGTGGCGACGACGGACTCGTCGACCTGCATCGCGAGATGCGTGTCGTGCGACTCGGCGAGGGGGTCGACGCCACCGGGTCGTTCACCGACGCGGCCGTGGCCAGAACGCGAGCGGCACTGTCGGACTACGCGGCGATCATGGCCGACCACCACGTCACCGCCGTCCGGATGGTCGCCACCTCGGCGACCCGCGACGCATCCAACCGGGGCGAGTTCTTCGACATGACCCGCGAGCTGCTCGACCCCATCGTGGCGGGGTCGGTGGCCGAGGTGATCACCGGTGACGAGGAGGCGCGGTTGTCGTTCGCCGGCGCCGTCGGCGAGTTCGACACGGCCGACGGACCGTTCGTGGTCACCGATCTCGGTGGCGGGTCCACCGAGGTCGTCCTCGGCCGCGATGGCGACGTCACCGCGGCGTTCTCCGCGAACATCGGGTGCGTCCGACTGACCGAACGGGTGCTGGCGTCCGATCCGCCGACCGCCGACGAGATCACCACGGCTCGGGGAGTTGTCCGCGACGAGCTGGCGCGCGCGTTCGGCGCCGTGCCGGTCGCCCAGGCGTCGACGTGGGTCGGTGTCGCGGGCACCATGACCACACTGGCCGCGTTGGCCGCGGATCTGTCGACCTACGATCCCGAGCTGATCCACCGCTCACGGATGTCCTTCGAACGCCTACGCGAGGTCTGCGAACGACTGATCGCGATGACCCGCGCCGAACGTGCGGCACTGGGCCCGATGCACCCCGGCCGCGTCGACGTCATCGGTGGCGGTTCCCTGGTGACCCTGGAACTCGCGAGCGTGCTCGAGGCAGAGGCGGGCATCACCGAACTGGTGGTCAGCGAGCATGACATCCTCGACGGCATCGCACTGTCGATCAGCTGA
- a CDS encoding DUF501 domain-containing protein: MTSVSQADLDAVAEQLGREPRGVLAVSYRTPDGVPAVVMTAPRLPDGTPFPTLYYLTDPRLTAEASRLESAGVMRAMSRRLTTDTDLAQRYRRAHEAYLAERDEIDSLGTDFTGGGMPDRVKCLHVLMAHSLAKGVGVNPLGDEAVALAAQSRLRGTALPADWPQVSDFPDLTEGDES; encoded by the coding sequence GTGACTTCTGTGTCGCAGGCCGATCTCGACGCGGTCGCCGAGCAGCTCGGTCGTGAGCCGCGTGGGGTGCTGGCCGTCAGCTACCGCACCCCCGACGGGGTGCCCGCGGTCGTCATGACCGCGCCCCGGCTGCCCGACGGGACCCCGTTCCCGACCCTGTACTACCTCACCGATCCGCGACTGACCGCCGAGGCAAGTCGGTTGGAATCGGCCGGTGTCATGCGGGCCATGAGCCGACGCCTGACCACCGACACCGACCTGGCGCAGCGTTACCGTCGCGCCCACGAGGCCTACCTGGCCGAGCGCGACGAGATCGATTCTCTCGGAACAGATTTCACCGGTGGCGGCATGCCCGATCGCGTGAAATGCCTGCACGTGTTGATGGCGCACTCGCTGGCCAAGGGGGTGGGGGTCAACCCGCTCGGTGACGAGGCGGTCGCGCTGGCCGCGCAGTCGCGGCTGCGGGGGACGGCCCTGCCCGCGGACTGGCCGCAGGTGTCGGACTTCCCCGATCTGACCGAGGGCGACGAGTCGTGA
- a CDS encoding septum formation initiator family protein has protein sequence MAQRKKPDGRTRRTARPTSGRRVEGRREQRRDLRRADGGLQGRMSSERPDAAADGGVVESGATTGRVRGLSPKRAVVLALVLSVVALTLAVPLRTYFSQRSEFDQLRSTNSSLRQEVSDYQAKVDEQSDPANIAALARDRLQFVMPGDKALVMQFPTPPEKSDEQKRAERRAGDPWYSQLLESVSTPAEK, from the coding sequence ATGGCACAGCGGAAGAAGCCGGACGGTCGGACGCGGAGGACTGCGCGTCCGACCTCGGGTCGCCGTGTCGAGGGCAGGCGCGAACAACGACGCGACCTCCGCCGTGCCGACGGTGGTCTGCAGGGGCGGATGTCGTCCGAACGCCCGGACGCCGCGGCCGACGGCGGCGTCGTCGAGAGCGGTGCGACCACGGGGCGGGTGCGGGGACTGAGCCCCAAGCGCGCGGTTGTCCTCGCGCTGGTCCTCAGCGTCGTCGCGCTCACGCTCGCGGTCCCGCTGCGGACCTACTTCTCGCAGCGGTCCGAGTTCGATCAGCTGCGCAGCACCAACTCCTCGCTGCGGCAGGAGGTCTCGGATTACCAGGCCAAGGTCGACGAGCAGAGCGATCCGGCGAACATCGCCGCACTGGCTCGTGATCGGCTGCAGTTCGTCATGCCGGGGGACAAGGCGCTGGTGATGCAGTTCCCGACGCCGCCGGAGAAGAGCGACGAGCAGAAACGCGCCGAGCGCCGTGCGGGCGACCCCTGGTACTCGCAGCTGCTGGAGTCGGTGTCCACGCCGGCGGAGAAGTGA
- the eno gene encoding phosphopyruvate hydratase codes for MAIIEQVGAREILDSRGNPTVEVEVVLDDGTFTRAAVPSGASTGEHEAVELRDGGDRYGGKGVTKAVESVLGEIAPAVIGIEADDQRVVDQALLDLDGTADKSRLGANSLLGVSLAVAKGAAESAGLPLFRYIGGPNAHILPVPMMNIINGGAHADSGVDVQEFMIAPVGAPTFKEALRWGAEVYHSLKSVLKAKGLSTGLGDEGGFAPDLAGTKAALDLILEAITKAGLTPGRDIALALDVAATEFYTAGTGYAFERETKSAQEMSAFYSELVDAYPLVSIEDPLDENDWDGWVSLTESIGDKVQLVGDDLFVTNPERLEDGINKGAANALLVKVNQIGTLTETLDAVALAHNNGYKTMMSHRSGETEDTTIADLAVACSCGQIKTGAPARSERVAKYNQLLRIEEGLGDAARYAGDLAFPRFSFES; via the coding sequence GTGGCCATCATCGAACAGGTGGGAGCGCGAGAGATCCTCGACTCCCGCGGAAATCCGACCGTCGAGGTCGAGGTCGTCCTCGATGACGGAACCTTCACCCGCGCGGCGGTCCCGTCCGGCGCATCGACCGGTGAGCACGAGGCCGTCGAGCTCCGTGACGGTGGCGACCGCTACGGCGGCAAGGGTGTCACCAAGGCCGTGGAGTCGGTGCTCGGCGAGATCGCCCCGGCCGTGATCGGCATCGAAGCCGACGACCAGCGCGTGGTCGATCAGGCCCTGCTCGACCTCGACGGCACCGCCGACAAGTCCCGCCTCGGCGCGAACTCGCTCCTCGGCGTCTCGCTCGCCGTGGCCAAGGGTGCGGCCGAGTCCGCCGGTCTGCCGCTCTTCCGCTACATCGGTGGGCCGAACGCCCACATCCTGCCCGTCCCGATGATGAACATCATCAACGGAGGCGCGCACGCCGACAGCGGCGTCGACGTGCAGGAGTTCATGATCGCGCCGGTGGGTGCCCCCACCTTCAAGGAGGCCCTGCGCTGGGGCGCCGAGGTCTACCACTCGCTGAAGTCGGTGCTCAAGGCCAAGGGCCTGTCCACCGGTCTCGGCGACGAGGGCGGTTTCGCCCCCGACCTCGCGGGCACCAAGGCCGCGCTCGACCTCATCCTCGAGGCCATCACCAAGGCCGGACTGACCCCGGGCCGCGACATCGCGCTGGCCCTCGACGTCGCGGCCACCGAGTTCTACACCGCGGGAACCGGATACGCCTTCGAGCGTGAGACGAAGTCGGCGCAGGAGATGTCGGCGTTCTACTCCGAACTCGTCGACGCCTACCCGCTGGTGTCCATCGAGGATCCGCTCGACGAGAACGACTGGGACGGCTGGGTGTCGCTGACCGAGTCGATCGGCGACAAGGTCCAGCTCGTGGGTGACGATCTGTTCGTCACCAACCCCGAGCGCCTCGAGGACGGCATCAACAAGGGTGCCGCCAACGCGCTGCTGGTGAAGGTCAACCAGATCGGCACGCTGACCGAGACCCTCGACGCCGTCGCGCTGGCCCACAACAACGGCTACAAGACGATGATGAGCCATCGGTCCGGCGAGACCGAGGACACCACCATCGCCGATCTCGCCGTGGCCTGCAGCTGCGGTCAGATCAAGACCGGTGCGCCGGCACGCAGCGAGCGCGTCGCGAAGTACAACCAGCTGCTCCGTATCGAAGAGGGACTCGGCGACGCCGCGCGGTATGCGGGCGATCTCGCGTTCCCGCGCTTCTCGTTCGAGAGCTGA
- a CDS encoding lytic transglycosylase domain-containing protein: protein MTRARRALGAAAIACVAAVTLASCVDLPGRDSVDIPEGLPPGAGAPIPFLDINAPGRTADRLATWATPLAESTGIPRISLEAYGNAAEIQRQQRPECGIAWTTLAGIAGVESKHGTYRGARIAANGDVAPPIRGVLLDGTSGNARIADTDDGQLDGDATLDRAMGPFQFIPETWKRFGVDANGDGVADPDNIDDAALSAARYLCVSGKDLTTPEGWEKAVMVYNRSMQYVLDVRDHANAYSVNVAF from the coding sequence TTGACCAGGGCCCGGCGCGCACTCGGCGCCGCGGCGATCGCCTGCGTGGCCGCGGTGACCCTGGCGTCGTGCGTCGACCTCCCCGGTCGCGACTCGGTGGACATCCCCGAGGGCCTCCCGCCGGGGGCGGGCGCCCCGATCCCGTTCCTCGACATCAACGCCCCCGGGCGCACCGCCGACCGGCTCGCCACCTGGGCCACGCCGCTGGCCGAATCGACGGGCATCCCGCGTATCTCGCTCGAGGCCTACGGCAACGCCGCCGAGATCCAGCGCCAGCAGCGACCCGAGTGCGGTATCGCCTGGACGACGCTGGCGGGCATCGCCGGTGTGGAGAGCAAACACGGCACCTATCGCGGCGCGCGCATCGCCGCCAACGGTGATGTCGCCCCGCCCATCCGCGGTGTACTCCTCGACGGGACCAGCGGTAACGCCAGGATCGCCGACACCGACGACGGTCAGCTCGACGGCGACGCGACGCTCGACCGTGCGATGGGGCCGTTCCAGTTCATCCCGGAGACGTGGAAGCGCTTCGGCGTCGACGCGAACGGGGACGGTGTCGCCGACCCGGACAACATCGATGACGCCGCGCTGTCGGCCGCGCGCTATCTGTGCGTCTCGGGCAAGGATCTGACGACGCCCGAGGGGTGGGAGAAGGCCGTGATGGTCTACAACCGTTCGATGCAATACGTCCTCGACGTCCGCGACCACGCGAACGCCTACTCGGTGAACGTCGCGTTCTAG
- the efeU gene encoding iron uptake transporter permease EfeU produces MIDASSAVLAADSTGPSVLSQLFGSGLIGVREGLETGIVVMILVAFLVKSDRRDSLKWVWTGVAIAVVMVLAVFAGIHYGTSTISGLAAEAVAGVASLVAVVIVTFMVLWMRGAAAHISGDLRAGMGRALELGAPAVLALSFLAVGREGLETALLMVGYAENTSGSSWPLVGLLIGVVIAVVITIGLYFGTVRINLQKFFTYTGAFLVVVAAGILAYGIRAIQTVGWLPGLNTRAFDFSSVYDQSSWYGTLLGGIFNFRPDPTLLQVIGWVIYLAIVMTLFFRPRRPQDSSPSSVETSKVETPAA; encoded by the coding sequence ATGATCGATGCCTCCAGCGCCGTCCTCGCCGCTGACTCGACCGGACCGTCGGTTCTGTCGCAGTTGTTCGGCAGCGGTCTGATCGGCGTCCGCGAGGGTCTCGAGACCGGCATCGTCGTGATGATCCTCGTCGCCTTCCTCGTGAAATCCGACCGCCGCGACTCGCTCAAGTGGGTCTGGACCGGCGTGGCGATCGCCGTCGTGATGGTCCTGGCGGTGTTCGCGGGCATCCACTACGGCACCTCGACGATCTCCGGCCTCGCCGCCGAGGCGGTGGCGGGTGTCGCCTCCCTGGTCGCGGTCGTCATCGTCACCTTCATGGTGCTGTGGATGCGCGGCGCCGCCGCGCACATCTCCGGCGACCTCAGAGCCGGCATGGGGCGAGCCCTGGAACTCGGGGCGCCCGCCGTTCTCGCGCTGTCGTTCCTCGCGGTCGGTCGTGAGGGTCTCGAGACCGCACTGCTGATGGTCGGCTACGCAGAGAACACCTCCGGCAGCAGTTGGCCGCTGGTGGGACTGCTGATCGGTGTGGTGATCGCGGTCGTGATCACGATCGGCCTCTACTTCGGCACCGTGCGCATCAACCTGCAGAAATTCTTCACCTATACCGGCGCGTTCCTCGTGGTGGTGGCCGCGGGCATCCTCGCCTACGGGATCCGCGCGATCCAGACGGTCGGCTGGCTGCCCGGACTGAACACCCGCGCCTTCGACTTCTCGTCGGTCTACGACCAGTCATCCTGGTACGGAACGCTTCTCGGGGGCATCTTCAACTTCCGTCCGGACCCGACGCTGCTCCAGGTCATCGGCTGGGTCATCTACCTGGCCATCGTCATGACCCTGTTCTTCCGCCCTCGACGTCCGCAGGACTCCAGCCCGAGTTCTGTCGAGACGTCGAAAGTCGAGACTCCGGCCGCATAG
- the efeO gene encoding iron uptake system protein EfeO, translating into MKSRVITTAAACAALSAPLLFAACTDKASSDSEGTIAVTSTDNSCDLATSEAQTGNIDFTVNNNGNKVTEFYVYGNNNRVLGEVENIGPGLTGKLTVEIVDPATYQVACKPGMVGDGIRKDLTVSGEKKERSEAPASVTTAKQTYLNYVRGQLNGLQAQTKTFTDAVIAGDLDAARAQFGLTRTFYERIEPVAESFPDLDPAIDMRWDDTADGTEPFTGFHRLERFLWPPKQSDVGEAGSDVAAADLANAQKTDTKPEIDKIAAQLNTDVGRLVTEVAKPDFTFETQSFVKGPQALVDEIAATKVGGEEDRYSHTDLFDFAANIDGSETLIADLQPIISAKNPQLMDKITAQFQTIRNDINSFRSGDGYVSYDTVPAEKRKSLSDQIDALSQSLSQVPGLVLQQ; encoded by the coding sequence GTGAAATCACGGGTCATCACCACCGCCGCCGCCTGCGCGGCGTTGTCTGCACCACTGCTGTTCGCCGCCTGCACCGACAAGGCGTCGTCGGACTCCGAGGGGACCATCGCGGTCACCTCGACCGACAACTCATGTGACCTCGCGACCTCGGAGGCACAGACGGGCAACATCGACTTCACGGTCAACAACAACGGCAACAAGGTCACCGAGTTCTACGTCTACGGCAACAACAACCGCGTGCTGGGCGAGGTCGAGAACATCGGACCCGGCCTCACCGGCAAGCTGACCGTCGAGATCGTCGACCCCGCCACCTACCAGGTCGCGTGCAAGCCGGGCATGGTCGGCGACGGCATCCGCAAGGACCTGACGGTCTCCGGTGAGAAGAAGGAGCGCTCGGAGGCACCCGCGAGCGTCACCACCGCCAAGCAGACCTATCTCAACTACGTCCGCGGGCAGCTCAACGGCCTGCAGGCGCAGACGAAGACGTTCACCGACGCCGTCATCGCGGGCGACCTCGACGCCGCCCGCGCCCAGTTCGGTCTGACACGCACGTTCTACGAGCGGATCGAGCCGGTCGCCGAGTCCTTCCCCGATCTCGACCCGGCGATCGACATGCGCTGGGACGACACCGCTGACGGCACCGAGCCGTTCACCGGTTTCCACCGCCTCGAGCGGTTCCTGTGGCCGCCGAAGCAGTCCGACGTGGGTGAGGCGGGCAGCGACGTCGCCGCCGCCGATCTCGCCAACGCCCAGAAGACCGACACCAAGCCCGAGATCGACAAGATCGCCGCGCAGCTGAACACCGACGTGGGCCGTCTGGTCACCGAGGTCGCCAAGCCGGACTTCACCTTCGAGACGCAGTCGTTCGTCAAGGGCCCCCAGGCCCTCGTCGACGAGATCGCGGCGACCAAGGTCGGCGGTGAGGAGGACCGCTACTCGCACACCGACCTGTTCGACTTCGCGGCCAACATCGACGGCTCGGAGACGCTGATCGCGGACCTGCAGCCGATCATCTCGGCGAAGAACCCACAGCTGATGGACAAGATCACCGCGCAGTTCCAGACCATCCGCAACGACATCAACTCGTTCCGATCGGGCGACGGATACGTCTCCTACGACACGGTGCCCGCCGAGAAGCGCAAGTCGCTCTCGGATCAGATCGACGCGCTCTCGCAGTCGCTGAGCCAGGTGCCGGGATTGGTTCTGCAGCAGTGA
- the efeB gene encoding iron uptake transporter deferrochelatase/peroxidase subunit has translation MTEPTPAPDEPTNKRRFSRRALFGATGAGVVVAAAGGVTAAKLADDDSSSSSNVVAFRGTRQAGIITEAQDRLHFASFDVITDSRDDLIDMLQRWTAAAERMTTGAETVDGGAVDHGEYNPPADTGEALGLDASSLTLTIGFGPGLFGPSASDPNRPDRFGIANRKPAALKDLPAFAKDAIEPSRSYGDICVQACANDPQVAVHAIRNLARMGFGVVSVRWSQLGFGRTSTTTVSQQTPRNMFGFKDGTANIRAEQTDVVNRWVWVDPADNADPAQWMTGGSYLVARRIRMDIEPWDRANLSEQEAIVGRTKGAGAPLGMTREDDTPDFAVATADGPMIARDAHVRLAHPDNLNGIQILRRGYNFTDGSDGFGHLDAGLFFIAYCRDPDKQFVPMQKQLASKDAMMEYLTHNGSALFACPPGLKAGEWWGQHLFT, from the coding sequence GTGACCGAACCCACCCCCGCTCCCGACGAACCGACGAACAAGCGGCGGTTCTCCCGTCGTGCGCTCTTCGGGGCGACGGGCGCGGGGGTGGTGGTCGCCGCCGCGGGTGGTGTCACCGCCGCGAAGCTCGCCGACGACGACTCGTCGTCTAGTTCGAACGTGGTGGCGTTCCGCGGAACCCGGCAGGCCGGCATCATCACCGAGGCCCAGGATCGTCTGCACTTCGCGTCGTTCGATGTCATCACCGACTCCCGTGACGACCTGATCGACATGCTGCAGCGGTGGACCGCCGCCGCCGAGCGGATGACCACCGGCGCCGAGACGGTCGACGGTGGCGCGGTGGACCACGGCGAGTACAACCCGCCCGCCGATACCGGCGAGGCGCTGGGGCTCGACGCGTCGTCACTCACCCTGACCATCGGGTTCGGGCCGGGCCTGTTCGGTCCGAGCGCGTCGGACCCGAACCGCCCCGACCGCTTCGGGATCGCGAACCGCAAACCCGCTGCGTTGAAGGACCTCCCGGCGTTCGCCAAGGACGCCATCGAGCCGTCGCGCAGCTACGGCGACATCTGTGTGCAGGCGTGCGCGAACGACCCGCAGGTCGCGGTTCACGCCATCCGCAACCTGGCCCGGATGGGTTTCGGCGTGGTCAGCGTGCGGTGGTCGCAGCTCGGGTTCGGTCGTACCTCGACCACCACGGTGAGCCAGCAGACACCGCGGAACATGTTCGGGTTCAAGGACGGGACGGCCAACATCCGCGCGGAGCAGACCGATGTGGTCAACCGCTGGGTCTGGGTCGATCCGGCCGACAACGCCGACCCGGCGCAGTGGATGACCGGCGGCAGCTACCTCGTCGCCCGCCGCATCCGTATGGACATCGAACCGTGGGATCGCGCGAACCTCAGCGAGCAGGAGGCGATCGTCGGCCGCACCAAGGGTGCCGGCGCTCCCCTGGGCATGACGCGCGAGGACGACACCCCGGACTTCGCGGTGGCGACCGCCGACGGCCCGATGATCGCCCGCGACGCGCACGTCCGACTCGCCCACCCGGACAACCTGAACGGGATCCAGATCCTGCGACGGGGCTACAACTTCACCGACGGGTCCGACGGGTTCGGACATCTCGACGCGGGCTTGTTCTTCATCGCCTACTGTCGCGATCCGGACAAGCAGTTCGTCCCGATGCAGAAACAGTTGGCCTCCAAGGACGCGATGATGGAGTACCTCACCCACAACGGCAGCGCGTTGTTCGCCTGCCCGCCCGGGCTCAAGGCCGGCGAGTGGTGGGGTCAGCACCTCTTCACCTGA
- a CDS encoding MazG family protein yields the protein MTGTSPRPGEALLDAVALMDRLRRDGPWEAAQTHESLRRYLLEETYELLDAITGGDRDDLIEELADILLQVLFHARIAADHPEQPFDIDDVARAFTAKISSRTAGVLAGETDLETQLKQWEESKAAEKARESVLDGVAVSQPALALTQKVIERLDAASFPRDLIPEALLTIHLAADLSVDAEISVEDRQRNRLGEFMVRVRRAEAGMRATGEPRSTQAWRDHFPRD from the coding sequence GTGACCGGCACCTCGCCGCGCCCGGGTGAGGCTTTGCTCGACGCGGTGGCACTGATGGACCGGCTGCGACGGGACGGACCGTGGGAGGCCGCGCAGACCCACGAGTCGCTGCGGCGCTACCTGCTCGAGGAGACCTACGAGCTGCTCGACGCGATCACCGGCGGCGACCGCGACGATCTCATCGAGGAACTCGCCGACATCCTGTTGCAGGTGCTGTTCCACGCGCGCATCGCGGCCGATCACCCCGAGCAGCCGTTCGACATCGACGACGTCGCCCGGGCGTTCACCGCGAAGATCTCCTCGCGTACCGCCGGGGTGCTGGCGGGGGAGACGGATCTCGAGACCCAGCTCAAGCAGTGGGAGGAGAGCAAGGCCGCGGAGAAGGCACGGGAGTCGGTGCTCGACGGGGTCGCGGTGTCGCAGCCGGCGCTCGCGCTGACCCAGAAGGTGATCGAGCGGCTCGACGCCGCGTCGTTCCCGCGTGACCTCATCCCCGAGGCCCTGCTGACCATCCACCTGGCCGCCGACCTGTCCGTCGACGCCGAGATCAGTGTCGAGGACCGTCAACGTAATCGTCTGGGCGAGTTCATGGTCCGGGTCCGGCGCGCCGAGGCCGGCATGCGTGCGACGGGGGAGCCGCGCTCGACGCAGGCCTGGCGCGATCACTTCCCGAGGGACTGA